In Rhodococcus pseudokoreensis, one DNA window encodes the following:
- a CDS encoding ATPase, T2SS/T4P/T4SS family: MPDNNNDAPDRMPLWLLPQFNEPTTIDTPSDDGTTPSDADSHTSAAPAQHRNNHTAAGLLSAAGHTNVATSAAPPTAAPPSTHVAGVLTAQERRRLVRTLVGAVTDDLTAAMSDRRSQIDDPKNPNKDLAPYTDDEERELVRRFIVDQMQRYINATITAGQQAFPVDEQHSIEKSIFDTICGLGPIQAIVELPDVEDIFIHGTRCHSVDPEGVKTYHSEIADTDEEVIEWITNLAQRASGGGRLFSQMHPHVRLNLEGGIRFTADAWTVPRPAVAIRMHRHKNVTLDDCVKMKTMPPLLARIFATGERGGMSMVAAGDMGSGKTMHIRAIANSLPLGTRIGTVETERELFLHELDGRTDDVVSYEILTGGGEIDAKSGKQLGSVGLGAMMYSAVRHRLDRLMVGEVAGLEIIHMLKAMQFTKGSLSTTHARTARGAIDRLVTCATEDHTVTEGYATRQVAFHINLIFHLEIDISHDENGNQTKQRYVDEVIYLEPGENGEPATTTIYKGKAGGIGQFGSFPPAMLKQLRAGGFTDTEIPPNTLEWDEAS; the protein is encoded by the coding sequence ACCGGATGCCGTTGTGGCTGCTGCCGCAGTTCAACGAGCCCACCACAATCGACACCCCCTCCGATGACGGCACCACACCCTCTGATGCCGACTCCCACACCTCCGCCGCTCCCGCACAGCACCGCAACAATCACACCGCCGCGGGCCTGCTTTCAGCAGCCGGCCACACCAACGTCGCCACCTCGGCGGCGCCGCCGACTGCCGCCCCTCCATCGACGCACGTCGCGGGTGTGCTCACTGCACAGGAACGTAGACGGCTTGTACGTACCCTCGTCGGCGCGGTAACCGACGACCTCACCGCTGCAATGTCAGATCGGCGCAGCCAGATCGACGATCCCAAAAACCCCAACAAAGACCTCGCACCCTATACAGACGACGAGGAACGCGAACTCGTCCGCCGCTTCATCGTCGACCAGATGCAGCGCTACATCAACGCGACCATCACCGCAGGCCAGCAAGCCTTCCCCGTAGACGAACAGCACTCAATCGAGAAATCGATTTTCGACACGATCTGCGGCCTCGGGCCTATCCAAGCGATCGTCGAACTACCCGACGTCGAAGACATCTTCATCCATGGAACACGCTGCCACAGCGTCGACCCGGAAGGCGTCAAAACCTACCACTCGGAGATCGCCGACACCGACGAAGAGGTCATCGAGTGGATCACCAACCTGGCGCAGCGCGCATCCGGCGGCGGCCGCCTGTTCTCGCAGATGCACCCACATGTTCGTCTCAACCTGGAAGGCGGAATCCGCTTCACCGCGGACGCCTGGACCGTACCCCGCCCCGCGGTAGCGATCCGCATGCACCGACACAAGAATGTCACCCTCGACGACTGCGTCAAGATGAAGACGATGCCACCGCTTCTCGCGCGAATCTTCGCAACGGGGGAGCGGGGTGGCATGTCCATGGTCGCAGCCGGAGACATGGGATCAGGCAAAACCATGCATATCCGTGCAATCGCGAACTCCCTGCCCCTCGGAACCAGAATCGGCACCGTCGAGACCGAGCGCGAGCTCTTCCTCCACGAACTCGACGGCAGAACAGACGACGTCGTCTCCTACGAAATCCTCACAGGCGGCGGCGAAATCGACGCCAAATCAGGGAAGCAACTCGGCTCCGTAGGCCTCGGGGCAATGATGTACTCGGCCGTGCGCCATCGACTCGATCGCCTCATGGTCGGCGAAGTCGCCGGCCTGGAAATCATCCACATGCTCAAAGCAATGCAGTTCACCAAGGGATCCCTCTCCACCACGCACGCGCGAACCGCCCGCGGTGCCATCGACCGCCTCGTCACTTGCGCCACCGAGGACCACACCGTCACCGAGGGATACGCCACCCGCCAGGTTGCCTTCCACATCAACCTCATCTTCCACCTCGAAATCGACATCTCCCACGACGAAAACGGCAACCAGACCAAACAGCGCTACGTCGACGAAGTCATCTACCTCGAACCCGGTGAAAACGGCGAACCCGCCACCACCACCATCTACAAGGGAAAAGCAGGCGGTATCGGACAGTTCGGCAGCTTCCCCCCAGCAATGCTCAAACAACTACGCGCCGGCGGATTCACCGACACCGAAATTCCCCCCAACACCCTCGAGTGGGACGAAGCGAGCTGA